The sequence below is a genomic window from Aureispira sp. CCB-E.
TTGGTGGTATTGTCTGCTTTTATGGGAATGGCTGGAGGTTATGTGGCGTGTACGGTTGGTAATTTAGTATCAGAAGCTGAATTTATGCAGGGGTTAAGAGCATTCTTTGATCCGTATAATATTTGGATGATGGAAATCAAGGCATTGGTTTTTGCCTTTTTATTAACCTCTATCTCTTGTTATCAAGGTTTCTTTGTAACAGGCGGTAGTATTGAGCTAGGGCGAGCAAGTACCAGTGCCGTAGTAATTAGTAATATTCTAATTCTATTGGCAGATTATGTCTTGGCATTGCTCTTAACTTAATCATTAAAATAGGTTTAAAATTTAGATATTTAGCATGATTCGTATTGAAGATATTAAAAAGCAATTTGGTGACCAGAAGGTTTTGAAGGGAGTCTCTACTGTATTTGAGCATGGTAAAACCAATTTGATTATAGGTAAATCGGGTGCAGGAAAAACTGTTATGCTCAAAATTTTGGTGGGATTGATCCAGCCAACCTCTGGAACCGTTTGGTATGGAGATACTAATTTTACGGCACTAACAACCAAACAAAGAAAGGCAATTCGGACAGAAATGGGAATGCTTTTTCAAGGATCTGCTTTGTTTGACTCTATGACTGTAGAAGAAAACGTGCGCTTCCCATTGGATATGTTTACTAAGTTGACTAAAAAAGAAAAACAAAAAAAAGTAGATCAAACGCTTGAACGGGTAGAGTTAAAAGGAAGTAATAATAAATATCCTTCGGAGGTAAGTGGTGGAATGCAGAAGCGTGTTGGTATCGCCCGTGCAATTATATTAGACCCTAAGTATTTGTTCTGTGATGAACCTAACTCTGGTCTAGACCCTACAACCTCAATGAAAATAGATGAACTAATTCGCAATATTACCAAAGAAAACAAAATTACAACTGTGATCAATACACATGATATGAATTCGGTGATGGAAATAGGAGACAATATTAACCTACTGCATCTAGGAGAATTAGCATGGGTAGGAACTCGGCACGAAGTGATGACGAGCGAAAATGAATTATTGCAAGATTTTATATTTGCTTCGCCATTTTTACAGCGATTACGAGATGCTGCCACCAATAAGAATGCATAATTAAAAAAGGCATACCTTAGCTTCTAAAAGGCTTTTAAAGCTTATTTTTTGTATTGTTTCAAGTGTTTTTTTCAAAACGATACCTTTTTCCATTTTGGAAAGGGTTGTTCTTTTTTGGGGTTTTGTTGGAAATTTGTAATCTATAATATATTGATTTTTAGAATCTTGTGCTTTGGGAATGATTTTTTCTTTATTAGAGATAAATCCCCTGTATATTACTAAATATCCCTTACAATGAATACAAAATTTCGGATACTCGTTATATTCTCTCTTGTATTGTCTGTTGTTTTTTCAACAACAAAAATCTACGCCAATACTCCAACGACAACGCCAACTACCTCTGTTTCAGAGGATAAAACAACGCTTCGTTTTATTGTTTATTATAGTGGTGATCTATCTCCCGTATTAAATGACAAAGATAGCTACATGAAGACCTTTATGGATGTGTATAATCTAACATTAATTAGCACATTCAAAATAGATGAGACCAACAGTGGTTTTACCTTGGAGGCAAAAGAAGCACTTGATTTTCCAACCGAAGTCGCTAGAGAAATCTCATTGATTACAAATGTTTTGATGGTAGAAGTAACACGTGTTCCTACCACAAGAGAAAGTTAATCTTTGACCCATTATCGACAATAGCATACTTAATTTCTCGAAAATACTTCTTTTCTAGAGGTAATACTAGATGCTTTTTTTTCATAGAATGCCATGCATTCTATCTAATTCATTTCTCTATTTAGACAGACACTAAAAATTATTCGTCTGTAGGTAATCCAAAGCAATCGTATCATCAAAATTGGCAAAAATCAAAAGTAGAGTGTTTTAGTATGAGAACTTTTGGACGATGACTTCTTTCTAGTAGATAGGATGTAAATGACCTCCAAAAATAAAAGCAATGAAATACTATTTACCAACCTCCCTTTTTTTTCTGTGTATTCTATTTTTTTATAGCTGTGATTCTACGCCTCCGACTAATCCAAGTCCTAAGGAGCTAGGAGTGGTATTTCCAGATGTGTCGTATACTAGCGTTATTGCTTACCATTTTGAAGATTTGGAAGGCAATCCAATTATTAGCAAAGAGGGAATACTAAACCCTACCATCAAAAAAGAAAAGGTATTGTCTGAGGAAGAAATTCAAGTTTTTCTAAAGACAATTAATGATCCTAAAACTTATGGCGGGCTTTATACAAGGTGTTTTAAACCGAGATTAGGGCTTGTGTTTTACAACGAAGATAAAGCAGTTGCTCATATTAGTATCTGTTTTGAATGCTCTCAGCAGATGGCTTTTCCTCAAATAAAAGCTTATGCCAAAGCTCCTCAAGGAGAACATGGTTATAGTGAAGCTGGCTTTCGGAAGTTAACTAGTTTTTGCCATGAATTGGGCTTTGGTCAATGTGGAGAATAAAGAATGGTTATTCTTTACTCCTTGAAAATTAGTTTACTTATAGGTCTATTCTTATAACTTCCCTTTCTCTTTTTCGTATAAATGTCTGCCAAATTGACTTCTACAATATACCTGACAGTAGGAAACAAAAT
It includes:
- a CDS encoding ABC transporter ATP-binding protein — its product is MIRIEDIKKQFGDQKVLKGVSTVFEHGKTNLIIGKSGAGKTVMLKILVGLIQPTSGTVWYGDTNFTALTTKQRKAIRTEMGMLFQGSALFDSMTVEENVRFPLDMFTKLTKKEKQKKVDQTLERVELKGSNNKYPSEVSGGMQKRVGIARAIILDPKYLFCDEPNSGLDPTTSMKIDELIRNITKENKITTVINTHDMNSVMEIGDNINLLHLGELAWVGTRHEVMTSENELLQDFIFASPFLQRLRDAATNKNA